The following are encoded together in the Thunnus albacares chromosome 7, fThuAlb1.1, whole genome shotgun sequence genome:
- the LOC122985279 gene encoding zinc finger homeobox protein 3-like isoform X2 produces the protein MDSGEGGGGDGGGGEERDADLSPQALSLPLLTLAVVPEQGSSSHTSAVAPAKEPLTLPQQEEEGAEGSQAREETQGGEQKEGSRHSQENGACQKQGMKEDFGEGYLSGQKKEGGEVSIGVGEVTVTGGLQGALSSRGGEEETEEEEAISNQSQTKSKCSLLPQQSQHSSSSSTAKASGTLDSKIAASPKPSPTPSTSPKHFTCPSSSSALLSETEVQDIKGDQGWISGFPQSFKSQQSTLAFPLAGTEPASTPAEDDGPSGVPHSSISDGDGAKAPEPNDSQLETEVDDERDKEEEQKEAVLKNLNQDLSPNSLTSHMTIMHSRNSCKTLKCPKCNWHYKSQHTLQVHMKEKHPETGGQCVCGATGGKCVCGGATRGVCGYCSSGKPHPRLARGETYACGYKPYRCEVCDYATSSKGNLSIHMQSDKHLNNVQNGGHSNGHMHTSHITNNSSSSNGHTVDEPAYKLPLSIPTPTTQPTKLTPPAHSHSHGKRWRCDVCDYETSIARNLRIHTTSEKHTHNMLRLQRGYYLSHCRSLAPQLKHLQNTGGELSLNMRLTSQQVAEQPVTLGSTLTPSPSPSPSPPPAPSLSPTGPLSQGVFQCLVCSCFSSDSLESVEQHLNTPRSLPQSEWCSLVAGGCHCRLCGYTTPLRANFSLHCQTDRHRTRYQLAAHLQEGGDRGQEGAALIAKGNPIQLRCNLCDYVTSSLEKLRGHSLSSHHEASVRVYQFLQQYDGEVDGGSWLFHCLLCNHSSSSKLQVLQHSQTPTHQQREGLLQLQPMGGEELAAIFTIRKSPDGVTGELSEDMETSSETTTGPLDQTKDTCNLGVEKISKEMETRGEEREKRESLPPVKRPLSGCGEMENSISTKRPRIHQQNENQQTVQCPLCQVKVPYIHLRQHLTHVHSVAQDCVEKLISAVTPSMEQPQPQLETELQTYSRTDDAQKNKNIKNDNTNSSHTADSIASVDLQKNKGISGENTEGDVAAPKDVTALLTPPLEDNTAHPSNGRLAPQSPTQTPPSSPPTSPTGDLPPLSDRHGYRFRCSRCSLAFPTQEKLQLHWQYHAMRAATECPLCSRQCRSQEALQRHMQNTHSQLDNTQGQNTLLPPHTAQYMENNKNSVQQDFSLSPQVGQEAGEGEDEETEEEALGMEGKEEQNEEVKIKEKDIVGQVDGADDDLIEPEKESHEEIISEPSSSSLVKKSSNPTMDRYLDPSRPYKCTICSESFTQKTILLVHYNSVSHLHRARRALQDSGTGVAAPEAPRGPDPRPYRCRLCGVGYSQSSTLDIHLRSVLHQTRARAAQNPGPQTSASSVATPVSVPTTATQAATTREETSKSLAFTKRPDIVSSSTSSLLGLAAEAQPTLSNQVESQQAKKRVAELLASRNQLMLIQQQQQLAQAQAQAQLQHTALLQSQMIQHLPLGPENLLKQHFSLAPDNLLSLQQQLLLPFYFAGDMTLNPELAIKSLELSQSESAISTPKEQVKAEAKRESLPQTDEKHIQRQNSNSAVTQPKNHIQFDTRVETGSSGSSTNHTEKEYSTSLEEEKEQTHIHTVKKESQTEETDSSSFNLLGLQCPPPRVPYAAVNGEPLRALLQSYGYELALQYLQSRHRHQQQIVTQMITDKQVCSHINKMEVYSEEEKDEFSELQDRKVEGYNKDNTKGVEDSGDLNSLPQEKRQNKQEELANKKKGCCGKGEKCRDCGKFFSDAMILKSHQEYIHRMMFPTAALERFSREYRLQYDQMYPLTQPKLADNSSASTQAAVPATSSESELIPESVKSQVKNITPSPAPSVADSVTKTSAQATDLTPTAPAPSPPLSPSQPQTFPQQEVTIPNTSDTTTSQTTSPAKAMPLPLPKIPMLPLPLPQLPLPSLNLPKLPLPPIPFPMELPLLPPVVMQSVALQPQSWLDSSVNPELAKLYQTQLNPALLGQQPQLSPALLAQQPQLSPALLGQPPQLNPTLLGQQSQPSPIQTGQQPQVSPTILEQQQGKRTRTRISEEQLTVLRKHFDINTLPSDDEINEMSALSGLPHKVIKHWFRNTLFKERQRDKDSPYNFNNPPTTALEESREEAAQNQLLSLSPSSLSPGLPANTSSQPQTTDLQRGEPHRGRRSSRTRFTEQQLETLQGVFEATPYPREEEYDKLSALLSLPNRVIVVWFQNARQRARKSQDRGTDDGLEGNNQLGNIHRQRNGCYKNDGDNEDNSCGDEGQSDSQNENSMDLTYEYYTHPDSPVIDSSTNCIESEHLTAKGEPAPVTRKQEDKTISPQANKSPATVQNGISNTDIQHKEIVQAIQTVSSLQPEVQLKPQGTPELFLHSSSSLQKIVPITASISDTSRGHAHSPPSDPVVEKPTDTSPSHLSVPESETCHTRQPEVTSGLSTETQPQNQLQPQNQAQFQCSLCPISLPSFQLWQEHQTRHLLAAQSQVQLLHSGFADRTMPYMMLHPNHTLMASQMLSGAMSQMHPNPTHPMISHLNSIQVKNTLSDHSSNTLTSLSQSSLTPVKQSSKLMSETSFEGQRCGREVEEEHRRDKRQRTTITPEQLEVLYQRYSLDSNPTRGVLEGIARDVGLTRRVVQVWFQNTRARERKGQFRSMGPGSSFSLGLNHLRCPFCRALFKVKSALDAHMRSRHWAEAERAGYNLSMSNGSSGQIGMVMSSFMDKPGPSISCNTIPNPGYVISNKESVVKPSVTSLSSTTDLHHPEDDDDYEEEDEEYPCEEGSSMADQGSPGPEGSGGPSFDWGETQTLQQHHHQQQRQRTQMSHFQVLQLRDFYRSHRTPNRHECEALGQELGLPHRVVQVWFQNARAKEKRARSLSSDSAEREQAELTAGAGERDRA, from the exons ATGGACAGcggtgagggaggaggaggggatggagggggaggagaggagagagatgctGACCTCAGTCCCCAGGCtttatctcttcctctcctgaCCCTGGCGGTCGTTCCAGAGCAGGGGTCATCCTCTCATACCTCAGCCGTGGCCCCTGCCAAAGAGCCCCTGACCCTGCctcagcaggaggaggagggcgcaGAGGGGTCCCAGGCTAGAGAAGAGACCCAGGGAGGTGAGCAGAAAGAGGGAAGCCGGCATTCACAGGAGAATGGAGCGTGTCAAAAGCAGGGGATGAAGGAAGACTTCGGGGAGGGATATTTGTCAGGGCAAAAGAAGGAAGGTGGGGAGGTGTCCATAGGTGTGGGAGAGGTGACAGTTACAGGGGGCCTCCAAGGAGCCCTTAGCAGCAGAGgcggagaggaggagacggaagaggaggaggccatCTCAAACCAAAGCCAAACCAAATCCAAATGTTCTTTATTACCTCAACAGAGCCAGCACAGCTCTTCTTCCAGCACTGCAAAGGCCAGTGGCACACTCGACAGCAAAATAGCCGCCTCTCCAAAGCCCTCCCCCACTCCTTCCACCTCTCCAAAGCACTTCACTTgtccatcctcctcttctgcccTGCTGAGCGAGACAGAGGTACAAGACATTAAGGGAGATCAGGGCTGGATTTCTGGGTTTCCTCAGAGCTTTAAATCCCAGCAGTCTACTCTGGCTTTTCCACTGGCAGGTACGGAGCCTGCCAGTACACCTGCCGAGGACGATGGGCCGTCAGGGGTTCCTCACTCTTCCATTTCCGATGGAGATGGTGCCAAAGCTCCAGAACCAAATGACAGCCAGCTTGAGACAGAGGTGGATGAcgagagagacaaagaagaagaacagaaagaaGCTGTCCTTAAAAACCTCAACCAAGACCTCTCTCCTAATTCACTGACTAGTCACATGACCATAATGCACTCACGCAACTCTTGTAAGACACTGAAATGCCCCAAGTGTAACTGGCACTATAAGTCTCAACATACACTGCAAGTCCACATGAAGGAGAAACATCCAGAGACGggaggtcagtgtgtgtgcggTGCCACTgggggaaagtgtgtgtgtggcggtgCAACACGAGGTGTGTGTGGGTATTGCAGTTCAGGGAAACCCCATCCTCGCTTGGCCCGTGGTGAAACCTATGCCTGTGGCTACAAGCCCTACCGCTGTGAGGTGTGTGACTATGCTACCTCGTCGAAAGGCAACCTCAGCATACACATGCAGTCGGATAAACACCTTAATAATGTTCAAAATGGGGGACACTCGAATGGTCACATGCACACTTCTCACATTACCAACAACAGCAGCTCCTCCAACGGTCACACAGTGGATGAGCCGGCATACAAGCTCCCACTCTCTATTCCCACGCCTACTACTCAGCCCACCAAGCTCACACCACCTgcacactctcactctcacgGTAAACGGTGGCggtgtgatgtgtgtgactATGAGACCAGCATTGCCCGCAACCTGCGCATACACACCACCAgcgagaaacacacacataacatgcTACGGCTGCAGAGAGGTTACTATCTATCCCACTGTAGGAGCCTTGCTCCCCAGCTTAAACACCTACAAAACACAG gtGGGGAGCTCTCCTTGAACATGCGACTGACCAGTCAACAAGTCGCAGAACAGCCAGTCACCCTTGGGTCTACGCTgactccttctccctccccctctccctctccccctcctgcCCCATCTTTGTCCCCCACTGGACCCCTCTCCCAGGGCGTGTTCCAGTGCCTAGTCTGCTCCTGCTTTTCGTCCGACAGCTTAGAGTCTGTGGAGCAGCACCTGAACACCCCTCGCTCCCTGCCCCAGTCTGAGTGGTGCTCCCTGGTCGCTGGTGGCTGCCACTGCAGGCTGTGTGGCTACACCACCCCCCTGAGGGCTAACTTCTCCTTGCACTGCCAGACTGACAGACACCGCACCCGGTACCAGCTTGCTGCTCACCTCCAGGAGGGAGGAGATAGGGGTCAGGAGGGGGCTGCTCTTATTGCTAAGGGCAACCCCATCCAGCTGAGGTGCAACCTGTGTGACTATGTGACCAGCAGTTTGGAGAAGCTACGAGGACATTCCCTCAGTTCACACCACGAGGCCAGCGTCCGGGTTTACCAA TTCCTGCAGCAGTATGATGGTGAGGTTGATGGAGGTTCATGGCTGTTCCATTGTCTCCTATGCAaccactcctcctcttctaaACTCCAAGTACTACAACACAGTCAAACCCCGACCCATCAGCAGAGGGAAGGGCTACTACAGCTGCAGCCAATGGGTGGAGAGGAGCTGGCAGCAATTTTTACCATCAGGAAAAGCCCTGATGGTGTCACAG GAGAGCTCAGCGAGGATATGGAAACTTCCAGTGAGACCACCACTGGTCCTTTGGACCAAACCAAAGACACATGCAACTTGGGGGTGGAGAAGATTTCTAAGGAGATGG AAACTAGGGGGGAAGAAAGGGAAAAGAGGGAGTCATTGCCCCCAGTCAAGCGTCCATTGTCTGGATGCGGGGAAATGGAAAACTCCATCTCGACCAAACGCCCCAGAATACACCAGCAAAATGAGAACCAGCAG ACTGTCCAGTGCCCTTTGTGCCAGGTTAAAGTCCCATACATACACCTTCGACAGCAtctcacacatgtgcacagcGTGGCGCAAGACTGTGTAGAAAAGCTCATCAGCGCA GTCACACCATCCATGGAACAACCGCAGCCTCAGCTGGAGACGGAACTACAGACATACTCGCGCACAgatgatgctcaaaaaaataaaaacatcaagaaTGACAATACAAATTCCTCCCATACTGCTGATTCCATTGCCTCAGTtgatttacagaaaaacaaag GCATTTCAGGGGAGAACACTGAGGGAGATGTAGCCGCACCCAAAGATGTCACAGCTCTACTCACCCCACCCCTGGAAGACAACACCGCTCACCCTTCCAATGGCAGACTGGCTCCTCAGTCCCCGACTCAGACACCCCCCTCCTCACCACCCACCTCTCCAACCGGCGATCTCCCTCCCCTTTCTGATCGCCATGGTTACCGGTTCCGTTGCAGCAGGTGCAGCCTGGCGTTCCCCACTCAGGAGAAGCTCCAGCTGCACTGGCAGTACCATGCCATGAGGGCGGCGACAGAGTGCCCCCTCTGTTCTAGACAATGCCGCAGTCAAGAGGCCCTGCAGAGACACATGcagaacacacactcacagctggACAACACACAGGGGCAGAATACACTCTTACCGCCTCATACTGCACAATACATGGAGAATAATAAGAATTCAGTTCAACAAGATTTCAGTTTATCACCTCAAGTGGGTCAAGAAGCAGGAGAGGGTGAGGatgaagaaacagaggaagaagcacTTGGCATGGAGGGAAAGGAGGAACAAAATGAGGAAGTTAAAATTAAAGAGAAGGACATAGTTGGTCAAGTTGATGGAGCTGATGATGATTTAATTGAGCCAGAAAAAGAGTCCCATGAGGAAATCATATCAGAACCTAGTTCCAGCTCTCTTGTCAAGAAGAGCTCCAACCCCACAATGGACCGCTATCTGGATCCATCCAGGCCGTATAAATGCACCATATGTTCTGAATCTTTTACTCAGAAAACCATTCTTCTAGTCCACTATAACTCTGTGTCCCATCTCCACCGGGCCAGGCGAGCTCTGCAGGACTCTGGAACAGGTGTTGCTGCCCCCGAGGCTCCCCGTGGCCCAGATCCTAGACCCTACCGCTGCCGATTGTGTGGAGTGGGCTATAGCCAAAGCTCCACACTGGACATACATCTTCGCTCTGTTCTTCACCAGACTAGAGCTCGTGCTGCCCAGAACCCAGGTCCACAGACCTCAGCATCTAGTGTAGCAACACCAGTGTCAGTGCCCACCACTGCTACTCAGGCTGCTACCACCAGAGAGGAGACATCCAAGAGTTTGGCTTTTACCAAGAGGCCAGATATAGTGAGCTCTTCAACCTCTTCATTATTAGGCTTAGCAGCCGAGGCCCAGCCAACCCTCTCTAACCAAGTTGAGAGCCAGCAGGCTAAAAAGAGAGTGGCAGAACTGCTAGCATCAAGAAACCAGCTAATGCTaatacaacagcagcagcaattaGCCCAGGCACAGGCCCAAGCTCAATTACAACACACAGCCCTGCTCCAGTCCCAAATGATACAGCACCTTCCCTTAGGGCCAGAGAATCTCCTTAAACAACACTTCTCTCTAGCACCAGACAACTTGCTTTCTCTGCAGCAACAGCTTCTTCTGCCCTTTTACTTTGCTGGAGACATGACACTTAACCCAGAGTTGGCTATTAAGAGCCTAGAACTTAGTCAGTCAGAATCTGCCATCTCCACCCCAAAAGAACAGGTTAAGGCAGAGGCTAAACGAGAGTCCCTGCCTCAAACAGATGAGAAACACATCCAGAGACAAAATTCAAACTCAGCTGTTACCCAACCAAAAAATCATATACAGTTTGACACCAGGGTTGAAACAGGCAGCAGTGGATCGTCCACCAACCATACAGAAAAAGAATACAGCACAAGTcttgaggaagaaaaagaacaaacgCACATTCATACTGTTAAAAAGGAAAgtcaaacagaggaaacagattcCTCTTCATTTAATCTTCTTGGATTGCAGTGTCCTCCTCCTAGAGTGCCCTATGCTGCTGTGAATGGGGAGCCTCTTAGAGCTCTGCTGCAGAGTTATGGCTATGAGTTAGCACTGCAGTATTTACAAAGTAGACACAGACACCAGCAGCAGATAGTAACCCAAATGATAACAGATAAACAAGTGTGCTCTCATATTAACAAGATGGAGGTGTactcagaggaagaaaaagatgagTTTAGTGAATTACAGGATAGAAAGGTGGAAGGCTATAATAAGGATAACACAAAAGGAGTAGAAGACAGTGGAGACTTAAATAGTCTGCCACAGGAGAAAAGGCAGAACAAACAGGAGGAATTGGCAAACAAGAAGAAAGGATGCTgtggaaaaggagaaaagtgtAGAGACTGTGGCAAGTTTTTTTCAGATGCCATGATTTTAAAAAGCCACCAGGAGTACATCCACAGGATGATGTTTCCCACTGCTGCACTAGAGAGGTTTTCCAGAGAATACAGGCTGCAGTACGACCAGATGTACCCCCTTACACAGCCTAAATTGGCAGATAATTCAAGTGCTAGTACCCAAGCTGCAGTCCCAGCCACATCCTCAGAATCAGAACTCATACCCGAATCAGTTAAGTCTCAAGTTAAAAACATCACACCCTCACCTGCACCCTCAGTTGCAGATTCCGTAACCAAAACAAGTGCTCAAGCTACTGATCTAACACCAACAGCCCCTGcaccatctcctcctctttctccttctcaaCCTCAAACATTTCCACAACAGGAGGTAACCATCCCAAACACATCTGATACAACCACTTCTCAAACCACATCTCCAGCTAAGGCCATGCCTCTTCCCTTACCGAAAATCCCTATGCTGCCTCTGCCCTTGCCCCAGCTTCCTCTACCCTCACTGAATTTACCTAAGCTTCCCCTACCCCCCATTCCTTTCCCAATGGAGCtacctctcctccctccagtTGTGATGCAGTCTGTGGCTCTCCAGCCCCAATCTTGGTTAGACTCAAGTGTAAACCCAGAGCTGGCAAAACTCTACCAAACTCAACTCAACCCAGCACTGCTAGGGCAACAGCCACAGCTTAGTCCAGCATTGCTTGCCCAGCAACCCCAGCTCAGCCCAGCTTTGCTAGGTCAACCTCCACAGCTCAATCCCACCCTGCTAGGTCAACAATCTCAACCCAGCCCCATCCAAACAGGACAGCAACCCCAAGTCAGCCCAACAATACTTGAACAACAGCAGGGTAAGAGAACCCGAACACGAATCTCTGAGGAACAACTGACTGTTCTAAGAAAACACTTTGATATTAACACCCTCCCCAGTGATGATGAGATTAATGAAATGTCTGCTCTGTCTGGTCTGCCTCACAAAGTAATCAAACACTGGTTCCGCAACACCCTATTTAAAGAGCGCCAGCGAGACAAGGATTCTCCGTACAATTTTAATAATCCTCCCACCACAGCCCTTGAGGAGTCCAGAGAGGAAGCAGCCCAAAACCAGCTTCTGTCACTTTCCCCATCTTCACTGTCCCCAGGCCTCCCAGCCAACACTTCCTCACAGCCCCAGACAACAGACCTCCAAAGAGGAGAGCCCCATAGGGGCAGACGCTCTTCCCGAACCCGTTTCACGGAGCAACAGCTTGAGACCCTGCAAGGGGTGTTTGAGGCCACTCCCTACCCCAGAGAGGAAGAATATGACAAGTTGTCGGCTCTGTTGTCCCTCCCTAACCGTGTCATTGTTGTATGGTTCCAAAATGCTAGGCAGAGAGCCCGCAAAAGTCAAGACCGGGGAACAGATGATGGATTAGAGGGGAATAACCAGCTTGGCAACATTCACAGGCAGAGAAATGGCTGCTACAAGAATGATGGTGATAATGAGGATAACAGCTGTGGGGATGAAGGACAAAGTGACTCTCAGAATGAAAACTCCATGGATCTGACATATGAGTATTATACCCACCCTGACTCACCTGTCATTGATTCTTCTACTAACTGCATAGAAAGTGAGCATCTAACAGCCAAAGGTGAACCAGCACCTGTTACAAGGAAACAAGAAGATAAAACAATCTCTCCTCAGGCTAACAAGAGCCCAGCCACTGTTCAAAATGGAATTTCGAATACAGACATTCAGCATAAAGAAATTGTTCAGGCCATACAAACAGTGTCCTCCCTGCAACCTGAGGTTCAGCTGAAGCCACAAGGTACACCAGAACtcttcctccactcttcctcctctttgcaAAAAATAGTACCTATCACTGCGTCTATATCTGATACAAGCCGGGGCCATGCCCATAGCCCTCCTTCTGATCCAGTTGTTGAAAAGCCTACTGATACATCTCCCAGCCACCTTTCTGTTCCAGAGTCTGAGACATGCCACACGCGGCAGCCTGAAGTCACCTCTGGCCTATCCACTGAAACCCAGCCACAAAACCAACTCCAACCCCAAAACCAGGCTCAGTTCCAGTGCAGTCTCTGCCCAATATCCTTGCCATCTTTCCAGCTATGGCAGGAGCATCAGACCAGGCACCTCTTGGCAGCTCAGTCCCAGGTCCAGCTCCTCCACTCTGGCTTCGCAGACCGAACCATGCCTTACATGATGCTTCACCCCAACCACACCCTGATGGCCAGCCAAATGCTTTCAGGGGCTATGTCCCAGATGCACCCTAATCCCACACATCCCATGATTTCACACTTAAACAGCATACAGGTTAAGAACACACTCTCTGACCACTCGAGTAACACTCTCACCAGCCTCTCTCAAAGTTCCCTGACACCCGTGAAGCAAAGTTCAAAGCTTATGTCAGAGACCAGTTTTGAGGGCCAAAGGTGTGGTAGAGAGGTTGAGGAGGAGCACCGTAGGGATAAGCGTCAGAGAACTACCATTACTCCGGAACAGCTTGAAGTGTTGTATCAGCGCTACAGCTTGGACTCAAACCCCACCAGAGGAGTCCTGGAAGGCATTGCACGAGATGTGGGCCTCACAAGACGTGTGGTTCAG GTGT